The following proteins are co-located in the bacterium genome:
- the accC gene encoding acetyl-CoA carboxylase biotin carboxylase subunit, with protein MFSKVLVANRGEIAVRVIRTLNEMGIRTVAVYSQADKDSLHTKIANESICIGSAAASESYLNMAAIISAAEITNVEAIHPGYGFLAENAHFADVCSSCNITFIGPSAEALRLMGDKVQARKIMKKAGVPVTPGSEDVVNNKEEALKLAKKIGYPVIIKAAKGGGGKGMRIAYNDGKFVSLFIACQREVEVAFGDASLYIEKFMPYSRHIEVQVLADKKGNVLTLGERDCSIQRRYQKLLEESPSPVVNAKERKKLFKYTAEAVKAINYTNAGTVEFLMDKAGQFYFMEMNTRLQVEHPVTEMVCNIDLVKEQVRIASGELIGYSADSTQPKGWAIECRINAEDINADFMPSPGKITNLRLPGGPFVRVDTHLYSGYIIPPYYDSLLAKLIVWGRDRNEAIARMKRALDEFIIEGVKTTIPFHKRLISHPFFIKGDDYSELLDKILSRQRKVSGL; from the coding sequence ATGTTTTCAAAAGTACTTGTAGCAAACAGAGGAGAAATAGCTGTAAGAGTCATAAGGACTCTGAACGAAATGGGAATCCGTACGGTAGCCGTATATTCTCAAGCCGACAAAGATTCTCTTCATACCAAAATTGCCAATGAATCTATATGCATAGGTTCTGCGGCGGCTTCGGAAAGTTATCTTAATATGGCAGCGATAATTTCTGCGGCTGAGATAACAAATGTGGAAGCTATACATCCAGGTTATGGATTTTTGGCGGAGAATGCGCATTTTGCTGATGTGTGCTCGTCTTGCAATATAACTTTTATAGGTCCCTCGGCCGAAGCGCTAAGATTGATGGGAGACAAGGTTCAGGCACGCAAAATTATGAAAAAAGCAGGGGTGCCTGTTACTCCGGGAAGTGAAGATGTTGTTAATAATAAAGAAGAAGCCTTGAAACTTGCTAAAAAAATTGGTTATCCGGTTATTATTAAAGCTGCAAAGGGCGGTGGTGGGAAAGGGATGAGAATAGCTTACAATGACGGAAAGTTTGTTTCTTTGTTTATCGCTTGCCAAAGAGAAGTAGAAGTAGCGTTTGGAGATGCGAGTCTTTACATTGAAAAATTTATGCCATATTCCCGCCACATAGAGGTGCAAGTATTGGCAGACAAAAAAGGAAATGTGCTTACTCTTGGAGAAAGGGATTGCTCAATTCAAAGAAGATATCAGAAGCTATTGGAAGAGTCTCCTTCTCCTGTCGTAAATGCCAAAGAAAGAAAGAAACTTTTCAAATATACGGCGGAGGCGGTGAAAGCTATAAATTATACAAATGCGGGAACCGTGGAATTTCTTATGGATAAGGCGGGACAATTTTATTTTATGGAGATGAATACCAGGTTACAAGTAGAGCATCCCGTAACAGAAATGGTTTGCAATATAGATTTAGTAAAAGAACAAGTTCGCATCGCTTCGGGCGAACTTATAGGATATTCTGCCGATTCGACCCAGCCCAAAGGATGGGCGATAGAATGCAGAATAAATGCCGAAGATATCAATGCGGATTTCATGCCTTCTCCGGGTAAGATAACAAATCTTCGTTTGCCCGGAGGCCCTTTTGTTAGGGTGGACACGCATCTTTATAGCGGCTATATTATTCCTCCGTATTATGATTCTTTGTTGGCAAAATTAATTGTGTGGGGAAGGGACAGAAATGAAGCTATTGCCCGTATGAAAAGAGCGTTAGACGAATTTATTATAGAGGGAGTTAAAACTACGATTCCGTTTCACAAACGACTAATATCGCATCCTTTTTTTATTAAAGGCGACGATTATTCGGAATTACTTGATAAAATTTTAAGCAGGCAAAGAAAGGTCTCTGGTCTCTAG
- a CDS encoding aminopeptidase P family protein yields the protein MNYEFRRKKIIKKLKRKGIDSFLTREQVNVHYLCPSFKGEGVILVTKDITFLLVDSRYTQQAKIEIADEKGIELVEMRKPFLKSLLKLFAKAGIKNTAFEVEHTTYDFFETLKKSCKGIKLEPTKGWVENLRIIKDDEEAKNIRRACNIIDKAMTTLIKNIKWGRMSELDLANELEYGLKKEGSGHLPFYPIIASGSRASFPHAHPTNELLREGELVIIDCGASCQGYGSDLTRTIGKNIMDAKKKETYNLVLKVQETAIKNVKPGVKTSDLCKLVREMFWEKDVAQFFIHGLGHGVGLNIHEAPSLSSHGSVNLKEGMVITIEPGIYIPNKYGVRIEDTVLVTSKGCEVLTSLYKSCWQSTP from the coding sequence ATGAATTACGAATTCCGCAGAAAAAAAATAATAAAAAAGTTAAAACGTAAGGGGATAGATTCGTTTCTTACTCGTGAACAGGTTAATGTGCATTATTTATGTCCTTCATTTAAAGGCGAGGGTGTGATTCTTGTAACCAAGGATATTACATTTTTATTGGTGGATTCGCGTTATACCCAACAGGCAAAAATAGAAATTGCGGACGAAAAAGGGATTGAACTTGTCGAAATGAGGAAACCCTTTCTTAAGAGTTTGCTTAAATTATTTGCTAAAGCAGGTATAAAAAATACGGCTTTTGAAGTTGAGCATACAACTTATGACTTTTTTGAAACACTTAAAAAAAGCTGTAAAGGGATAAAACTTGAACCGACGAAAGGTTGGGTTGAGAATTTAAGAATCATAAAAGATGATGAGGAAGCTAAAAATATCCGCCGTGCTTGTAATATCATTGACAAGGCAATGACAACGCTTATAAAGAATATAAAATGGGGCAGGATGAGCGAGTTGGATTTGGCTAATGAGTTGGAATACGGATTAAAAAAGGAAGGTTCGGGACATCTGCCGTTTTATCCGATTATAGCTTCGGGAAGCAGAGCTTCTTTTCCACACGCACACCCTACCAATGAGCTTTTGCGGGAGGGCGAGCTTGTGATTATTGACTGTGGCGCAAGTTGTCAAGGGTATGGTTCTGACTTGACACGCACTATAGGTAAAAATATAATGGACGCAAAGAAAAAAGAGACATATAACCTTGTCCTGAAAGTTCAAGAAACCGCAATAAAAAATGTCAAGCCCGGAGTTAAGACTTCTGATTTGTGTAAGTTAGTACGCGAGATGTTTTGGGAAAAAGATGTTGCGCAATTTTTTATTCACGGACTTGGACATGGGGTTGGATTAAATATACACGAGGCGCCTTCTCTTTCTTCTCACGGAAGCGTGAATTTGAAAGAAGGGATGGTCATAACTATTGAACCGGGGATTTACATCCCCAATAAATACGGAGTTAGAATAGAAGATACGGTATTAGTCACTTCAAAAGGATGTGAAGTGCTTACCAGCCTTTATAAAAGTTGTTGGCAGTCCACGCCCTAA
- the lon gene encoding endopeptidase La: protein MVAPLLVGRQVSINAVNRAWANKSRTIVLVTQKNPSIEIITPQNLYKVGILGKIIQAVKMDEGYFKVLIEGLKRVKIKSFSQFSGKGKAGTSMTAEVSYEDDDTFYQKEVASVSFDNSSLHIAKEAMLINQVKNEFKQYAKLNTKTLSSRASLSGQGGNDYMNSVQQISQAGKLADIVSSYLPLKTQAKQQLLEIFSPHIRLTKVSELLKTEIEVIKVEEKIHGKVKEKIRKTQKEFYLQEQMKAIQKELGGEEDPDISSLKEKIRKSGMPKEVEKRASAEVAKLSKMMSISPEATVIRNYVEWLTNMPWSKETKDKLDIKWSEKILNEDHYGLEKVKERILEYLAVRKLVGNPKGPILCFAGPPGVGKTSIAKSIARALGRKFARISLGGVRDEAEIRGHRRTYIGALPGKIIQSMHKAGSKNPVFLLDEIDKMSMDFRGDPSAALLEVLDPEQNTQFNDHYLDVDFDLSKVMFITTANTPYAIPLSLLDRMEIIEFDGYSEEEKKQIALKFLISKLQKSHGFKEGEISISNEALHKIIRYYTREAGVRSLERELSAVFRKMARRKVEKKYSNTKKKGEKIKFIVTEKMVEELLLPPRYHHLIAEEKDEVGVSIGLAVSETGGEILLVEATVMEGKGKLALTGQLGEVMQESAQAALSYIRSHHKEKLKLKKDFYKDIDIHIHVPEGAIPKDGPSAGVAMTVAMASALAKKPVRKKIAMTGEITLRGKVLPVGGIKGKVLAAYRDGIKTIILPKENEKDLIGIPAYVKKNIKFLLVEEIGQVFEKIFTPLEMKR from the coding sequence ATGGTTGCTCCGCTTCTTGTCGGACGCCAAGTGTCTATAAATGCAGTAAACAGGGCATGGGCAAACAAAAGCAGAACAATAGTTCTTGTTACTCAAAAAAACCCCTCGATAGAGATTATTACGCCTCAAAATTTATATAAGGTTGGAATTTTAGGGAAAATAATTCAGGCTGTAAAAATGGACGAGGGCTATTTTAAGGTTCTTATCGAAGGTCTAAAAAGAGTAAAAATAAAATCTTTTTCTCAGTTTTCCGGTAAAGGGAAAGCAGGGACGTCCATGACGGCGGAAGTTTCTTATGAAGACGATGATACGTTTTATCAGAAAGAAGTTGCTTCGGTTTCCTTTGACAATTCTTCCTTGCATATCGCAAAAGAAGCAATGCTTATTAATCAGGTAAAAAATGAATTCAAACAATACGCTAAACTCAATACAAAGACGTTATCTTCGCGTGCTTCTTTATCGGGGCAAGGTGGTAATGATTATATGAATTCCGTTCAACAGATATCTCAGGCTGGAAAACTTGCGGATATAGTCTCTTCTTATCTTCCGTTAAAAACACAGGCCAAACAACAACTACTTGAAATATTCTCTCCTCATATAAGGTTAACTAAAGTATCTGAACTGTTGAAAACTGAAATTGAAGTTATAAAAGTTGAAGAAAAAATACACGGAAAAGTTAAAGAGAAGATACGTAAAACGCAGAAAGAATTCTATCTGCAGGAGCAAATGAAAGCGATTCAGAAAGAATTGGGAGGAGAAGAAGACCCCGACATTTCTTCTTTAAAAGAAAAAATTCGCAAAAGCGGTATGCCCAAAGAAGTGGAAAAAAGAGCTTCGGCAGAGGTTGCAAAACTTTCCAAGATGATGAGCATTTCCCCTGAGGCTACAGTCATAAGAAATTATGTTGAATGGTTAACCAATATGCCGTGGAGCAAAGAAACAAAGGACAAGCTTGATATAAAATGGTCTGAGAAAATTCTAAACGAAGACCATTATGGTCTGGAAAAGGTAAAAGAAAGAATTTTGGAATATTTGGCGGTTAGAAAACTTGTTGGCAATCCAAAGGGTCCTATTTTGTGTTTTGCGGGACCGCCGGGAGTTGGTAAAACATCTATCGCTAAGTCCATTGCAAGGGCTTTAGGCAGGAAATTTGCCCGCATTTCATTGGGCGGAGTAAGAGACGAAGCTGAAATAAGAGGTCACAGAAGGACATATATCGGCGCTTTGCCGGGGAAAATAATTCAATCCATGCATAAAGCCGGAAGCAAAAACCCTGTTTTTCTATTAGACGAAATCGATAAAATGAGTATGGATTTTCGAGGCGATCCGTCTGCGGCACTACTTGAAGTGCTTGACCCGGAACAAAACACTCAATTTAATGACCACTACTTAGATGTTGATTTTGACCTTTCAAAGGTTATGTTTATAACTACTGCAAATACTCCATACGCTATACCTCTCTCACTTTTAGATCGCATGGAAATTATTGAGTTTGACGGATATTCGGAAGAAGAAAAAAAACAAATAGCGCTTAAGTTTTTAATATCGAAATTACAAAAATCGCACGGTTTTAAAGAGGGGGAAATATCCATTTCCAATGAAGCGCTCCATAAAATAATAAGATATTATACCCGCGAAGCAGGAGTAAGAAGCCTAGAGCGGGAACTTTCCGCTGTTTTCAGAAAAATGGCGCGAAGAAAAGTTGAAAAGAAATATTCTAACACAAAGAAAAAAGGTGAAAAAATAAAATTTATTGTTACTGAAAAAATGGTGGAAGAACTCCTATTACCTCCGAGATATCATCATCTGATAGCGGAAGAGAAAGATGAAGTAGGGGTTTCTATCGGGCTTGCCGTAAGCGAGACCGGAGGGGAAATTCTTCTGGTTGAAGCAACTGTTATGGAAGGCAAGGGAAAACTTGCCCTAACAGGACAATTAGGAGAAGTAATGCAGGAATCGGCTCAAGCGGCTTTGTCGTACATTCGTTCTCATCATAAAGAGAAATTAAAACTCAAGAAAGATTTCTATAAAGATATTGATATTCATATCCATGTTCCCGAAGGCGCGATTCCCAAAGATGGTCCTTCTGCGGGAGTTGCCATGACAGTTGCTATGGCTTCGGCATTGGCTAAAAAGCCTGTTAGAAAAAAAATAGCTATGACAGGAGAAATTACCCTAAGAGGCAAGGTTCTTCCTGTGGGAGGTATTAAAGGCAAAGTTTTAGCAGCCTATCGTGACGGTATTAAGACGATAATTCTTCCCAAAGAAAACGAAAAAGATTTAATAGGAATTCCTGCTTATGTTAAGAAGAATATTAAGTTCTTACTCGTTGAAGAAATCGGCCAAGTTTTTGAAAAAATATTTACCCCGTTAGAGATGAAAAGGTAA
- the amaP gene encoding alkaline shock response membrane anchor protein AmaP yields MRVYNGFMLFLATVVFIGLGVLLILFSLDVITVDALVKEHSFKILIGGISFALLGIVEIIIAVQSLNKMPVVAFSNPLGEVRVAYDALEGYVKSLSTEIHEIKDAKPQVVAGRDGIEIHARLVVERDVNLPELTSKFQDLVSRYVKDVMGIDSITAIKVYVQRIATRKDRSVQEETFSEEENT; encoded by the coding sequence ATGAGAGTGTATAACGGGTTTATGTTGTTTTTAGCCACGGTAGTTTTTATAGGGCTGGGAGTATTATTAATTTTATTTAGCTTGGATGTAATTACAGTAGACGCATTGGTTAAAGAGCACAGTTTTAAGATTCTTATTGGTGGGATTAGTTTTGCTCTATTAGGGATTGTGGAAATAATTATAGCTGTACAGAGTTTAAACAAAATGCCGGTAGTGGCGTTTAGCAATCCTTTGGGAGAAGTAAGAGTTGCATATGACGCGCTTGAAGGTTATGTCAAAAGTCTAAGCACGGAAATACACGAGATAAAAGACGCCAAACCACAAGTAGTTGCAGGTAGAGACGGCATTGAAATCCATGCTCGATTAGTCGTAGAAAGAGATGTCAATCTTCCCGAACTTACTTCTAAGTTTCAAGATTTGGTGTCGAGATATGTTAAGGACGTAATGGGAATAGACAGCATTACTGCCATTAAAGTTTATGTACAAAGAATTGCGACGAGGAAAGACCGTTCTGTTCAAGAAGAAACTTTTTCAGAAGAAGAGAACACGTAA
- the efp gene encoding elongation factor P, translating to METRTVVPNQFTKGMYILYNGGIFSIVEFHHIKVAQRRATMAVRMKNIVTGQVLEPSLRSDETIKQVILEDKKVTYLYSDGGLFHFMDTETGREISLSDKKVGDQKFYMKEGDSVSIAESGGDPITLKLPVSVVLKIVETPPGFKGDTAAGGSKPAMLETGITIKVPLFVKEGDIVKVDTRTGEYLERAK from the coding sequence ATGGAAACTAGAACTGTTGTTCCCAACCAATTTACTAAAGGCATGTATATTCTTTACAACGGCGGGATTTTTTCTATCGTTGAGTTCCATCATATTAAAGTAGCACAGCGCCGAGCTACTATGGCGGTTAGAATGAAAAATATTGTTACGGGTCAGGTTTTGGAGCCCAGCTTAAGGTCGGATGAGACGATAAAACAGGTTATATTGGAAGACAAAAAAGTTACCTATCTTTATTCTGATGGGGGTCTATTCCATTTTATGGATACGGAAACAGGCAGGGAAATCTCCTTGTCGGATAAAAAAGTGGGTGACCAGAAATTTTATATGAAAGAAGGGGACAGCGTATCTATTGCCGAGAGCGGAGGAGACCCTATAACTTTAAAACTGCCCGTATCTGTCGTGCTTAAAATAGTTGAAACACCGCCGGGGTTTAAAGGAGATACAGCTGCAGGCGGTTCTAAACCCGCAATGCTGGAAACAGGTATTACCATTAAAGTGCCCCTTTTTGTAAAAGAGGGCGATATAGTTAAAGTGGATACTCGCACTGGCGAGTATTTAGAAAGGGCAAAATAA
- the accB gene encoding acetyl-CoA carboxylase biotin carboxyl carrier protein, giving the protein MDLKELKKIIAIFQKAKIAELEVESEGVRFKLKKEVKERKTSNRREIPAEVISVPAQPLEQTQKQPQIQEQEPKLEEGTHEIVSPMIGTFYSSPEPDSASFVEIGQEINEDDTVCIIEAMKIMNEIKADVKGKIVKMLAENGQPVEFGQPLFLVELPPK; this is encoded by the coding sequence ATGGACCTAAAAGAGTTAAAAAAGATTATTGCGATTTTTCAGAAAGCGAAAATCGCAGAGTTGGAAGTGGAAAGCGAAGGGGTTCGGTTTAAGTTGAAAAAGGAAGTAAAGGAAAGAAAAACTTCTAATCGCAGGGAAATTCCCGCGGAAGTTATTTCTGTACCTGCTCAACCTTTGGAACAGACTCAGAAACAGCCACAAATACAAGAGCAAGAACCAAAACTAGAAGAGGGGACGCATGAAATAGTTTCTCCGATGATTGGGACTTTTTATTCTTCTCCTGAGCCTGATTCTGCGTCTTTTGTGGAGATAGGGCAGGAAATCAACGAAGACGATACGGTGTGTATCATTGAAGCAATGAAGATAATGAACGAGATAAAGGCAGATGTTAAAGGCAAAATTGTAAAAATGTTGGCGGAAAATGGTCAGCCAGTGGAATTTGGACAGCCGCTATTTTTGGTAGAACTTCCGCCTAAATAA